Genomic DNA from Fibrobacter sp.:
CACTCCGGACGCCCTCAAAGGCCGTTTCGCGGCAGTCCTCCCCGCCGGTGGACTCGGCAAGCGCATGGGCGGAAACATCCCCAAGCAGCTCATGCTTCTGGGCGGCAAGCCCGTCTACCGCTACTGTTTGGAGACCTTCCTCAAGATGGACGAAATCGCCGAAGTCGTGATGGCCGTCCCCGCCGACTGGAAGGATCATTTCGAAAAGGATTTCTCCCACCCCAAGCTGAAAATCGTCGTAGGCGGTGCCGAACGCTGGCAATCCGTCGAAAACGGCGTCAACGCACTCACGAGTGGCGCCGAATACGCACTGGTCCACGACGTGGCCCGCCCCTTCATCAGCGAAGAGATTATCCGTAACGTTTGCGAA
This window encodes:
- the ispD gene encoding 2-C-methyl-D-erythritol 4-phosphate cytidylyltransferase, with amino-acid sequence MTGDISNSKITPDALKGRFAAVLPAGGLGKRMGGNIPKQLMLLGGKPVYRYCLETFLKMDEIAEVVMAVPADWKDHFEKDFSHPKLKIVVGGAERWQSVENGVNALTSGAEYALVHDVARPFISEEIIRNVCETLITKGSCLVAKPAVDTIKIAKDGKVENTIDRNTVWLAQTPQAASVALLKKLYARIAAEPLNFTPTDEASILEYFGENVYIVKGNAANDKLTTPEDFEIFASHFSK